In Paludibaculum fermentans, the genomic stretch GATCGGGCTCATACTGGCCGGCCAGTCCGAGAATTGCCTTGCGGACCTTATCGAGGAAGACACCGTGGTTGGCGTGCCAGGGCACGGTTTTGCGGGACACGATGGCGTCACTCAGGTCGGCAACCACGATGCGGCCGCCGGTCAGCCCGAGTTCCACACCGATGCCCACGCGAGCGTTGGCCCGCAGCCGGATGGCGGTGGGAAGACGCCCTACCTGCGACCAGTTTTCCGTCTTGAACTCGCAGATGATGTCATCCGCCTTGAGCCGCTTGACGATGAACGTGACCGAACTCGGTGAGAGCCCCGTGATGCGAACGATGTCGGCGCGGGACAACGAGGGGTTCTGCCGAATTGTGTTCAGCACCAGCCGCTCGTTCGCCTCGCGCAATGCGGACTTTTTGAGCGCACCGCTCGTAGTAAAGGTTACGGGCATCCGGTTTTCATCCTATCTCAACTCCCGGCATGTTCTGCTCAATCGCTGAAACTCGGGATGGGCACGTTGTTGCGGAAGCCGCGCGTCCGCAGGCCCATGTAGACGAGGCCCACCGTGACCCACACGCAGCCAATCACCGTCGCCGTCCTGGAGAGGTTGACGAAGATCAGCAGGCAGACGGCAAAGCCAACCGCGGGCAGCAGCAGGTTGCCGAAGAAGCTCCAGCCGGTGCGTTGGCGGTCACGAAAATAGAAGCGGCTGATCACGCTCAGATTCACGCACATGAAGCCGAGCAAGGCTCCGAAGTTGATGGCTTCGGCCGCCAGTTGGAACGACAGCAGGAAGCCGCAAACCAGTGTCACGGCGCCCATGAACAGCACGCCGTAGGTGGGAGTCGAGTACTTGGGGTGGATGTAGGCGAAGAGGCTGGGCAACAGGCGGTCGCGGCCCATGCCGTAGAGAAGCCGGGAGGCGCTGGCCTGCCCGGTGACGGCACTGGCGACTCCGGCGACCACCAGGGCAATGGAGACGAAGAGCATCAACTGATCGCCGCCGACACGCCGGGAGACGTCGAGGAAGGCGGTTTCGGTGTTGGGATAGCTGGTGAAGTCGGGCCACGCCAACTGACCGAGATAGGCCTGCAGAATGAAGAGGACTCCGCAGCAGAGACAGACGAGCACCGTCGCCCGGCCGATGTCGCGTTTGGGATCGCGGGCATCCTCGGCCAGTGTGCTGATGCCGTCGAACCCCAGGTAGCTATAGGCCGCGACGGAGGTGGCACTCATTACCTGCCCAAGCGAGAAGGTGGCGGGATCGTAGAAGGGACGGGTGGACAGCAGGACTCCGGCGCCGACTCCGGCGTG encodes the following:
- a CDS encoding APC family permease, whose amino-acid sequence is MTASGPEPAHLKRILDLRLLVLFGLTFVGPTAPFPMFGIVSSMSRGHMALAYALAMVCMSLTAYSYGKMATVFPTAGSAYTYAQQTLHPLVGFLAGWVMLLDYVLIPLMSVIYLSLTAQRFFPSVPPPVWLILFSSAITVMNLFGLKVANRANFGMTAVMLGVVVWFVAAAVHALHAGVGAGVLLSTRPFYDPATFSLGQVMSATSVAAYSYLGFDGISTLAEDARDPKRDIGRATVLVCLCCGVLFILQAYLGQLAWPDFTSYPNTETAFLDVSRRVGGDQLMLFVSIALVVAGVASAVTGQASASRLLYGMGRDRLLPSLFAYIHPKYSTPTYGVLFMGAVTLVCGFLLSFQLAAEAINFGALLGFMCVNLSVISRFYFRDRQRTGWSFFGNLLLPAVGFAVCLLIFVNLSRTATVIGCVWVTVGLVYMGLRTRGFRNNVPIPSFSD